Proteins encoded by one window of Pseudobdellovibrionaceae bacterium:
- the pnp gene encoding polyribonucleotide nucleotidyltransferase has translation MFNITTKTFKSGNAEITIETGKWARQADGSVVVSSGDNRVLVTVVSSKKESNMGFFPLTVEYTEKMYAAGRIPGGYFKREGRPTTLVTLTSRLLDRPIRPCFPEGYQNETQVVATVMSSDGKFPLETLASFGASAALHISDIPFNGPTAAIKIGRKNGQWLINPSDAELEGSELDFVVAGTRQGILMVEGESQFISEAAALEALTTAHAAMKPFFDVQDELKKEIGKEKRTFTPYKVEESKAKEYINFLQQRTLDGLKLRDKKERYGTLGALKEEAIAKFTEGVTDKDQIAQITKDVSIIAEEMKYNGARQMVIGEKVRIDGRTTTQIRPIVCEHGILPRAHGSGFFTRGETQVVGAVTLGTKDDELSMETLAGERRSKFMLHYNFPPYSVGETGRMGGQSRREIGHGFLAERALKAILPDYSDFPYTVRIVSEVLESNGSSSMGTVCSGLLALLDAGVPVKGNVAGIAMGLIKEGNDIAVLSDILGDEDHLGDMDFKVAGTREGITALQMDIKIDSIPFSVMEQALAQAKEGRNHILNEMEKSISTPRGEISEYAPRIQSIQIKPDKVREVIGPGGKMIKAIIEATGVKIDIEDSGKINIASTDPEMAKKAIQMVNDICAEAEVGKVYNGKVVKILDFGALVEVLPNTSGLLHISEIAHERVRNVTDVLNEGDNVEVKVLDIDRSGRIKLSRKVLLEKAPH, from the coding sequence ATGTTTAATATTACAACAAAGACTTTTAAGTCTGGAAATGCAGAGATCACAATTGAAACGGGCAAATGGGCTCGCCAAGCCGATGGTTCTGTGGTGGTGTCCTCAGGGGACAACAGAGTGCTTGTGACTGTGGTTTCATCTAAAAAAGAAAGCAATATGGGATTTTTCCCACTGACAGTAGAGTACACTGAAAAGATGTACGCCGCAGGTCGAATTCCTGGAGGCTACTTTAAACGTGAAGGACGTCCTACAACTTTAGTGACTTTGACTTCAAGACTTTTGGATCGTCCTATTCGTCCTTGTTTTCCTGAAGGTTACCAAAACGAAACTCAAGTTGTGGCTACAGTTATGAGTTCAGATGGAAAATTCCCACTTGAAACTTTAGCCAGCTTTGGAGCTTCAGCGGCTCTTCATATCAGTGACATCCCTTTTAATGGACCAACCGCTGCGATTAAAATTGGACGTAAAAACGGCCAGTGGTTAATCAACCCTTCTGATGCCGAGCTTGAAGGTTCCGAATTGGATTTTGTTGTGGCAGGAACACGCCAAGGTATTTTGATGGTTGAAGGGGAGTCCCAGTTTATTTCTGAGGCGGCAGCCTTAGAAGCTTTAACCACAGCCCATGCCGCGATGAAGCCCTTCTTTGATGTGCAAGATGAATTAAAAAAAGAAATTGGAAAAGAAAAGCGCACTTTTACACCGTACAAAGTGGAAGAGTCTAAAGCTAAAGAATACATCAACTTCTTACAACAAAGAACTTTAGATGGTCTTAAGTTGCGCGATAAAAAAGAAAGATATGGCACTTTAGGGGCACTGAAAGAGGAAGCCATTGCGAAATTCACTGAAGGTGTCACAGATAAAGATCAAATCGCCCAAATCACTAAGGACGTGAGCATCATCGCTGAAGAGATGAAGTACAATGGGGCTCGCCAAATGGTGATTGGTGAAAAAGTTCGTATTGATGGTCGCACGACAACACAGATTCGTCCCATCGTATGTGAGCACGGGATTTTACCTCGTGCCCATGGTTCTGGATTCTTTACTCGCGGTGAAACTCAAGTGGTCGGTGCAGTGACTTTAGGAACTAAAGACGACGAGCTATCAATGGAAACTCTAGCTGGGGAAAGACGCAGTAAATTTATGCTTCATTATAATTTCCCTCCTTACAGCGTTGGTGAGACAGGCCGTATGGGTGGACAGTCTCGTCGTGAAATTGGTCACGGATTTTTAGCGGAGCGTGCTTTAAAAGCGATCCTTCCTGATTATTCTGACTTTCCATATACAGTCCGTATCGTCAGTGAAGTGCTAGAAAGTAACGGCTCAAGTTCAATGGGAACTGTGTGCTCAGGTTTACTTGCGCTTTTAGATGCGGGTGTACCCGTGAAGGGCAATGTGGCAGGGATTGCTATGGGTCTTATTAAAGAGGGCAACGACATTGCCGTTCTGTCTGACATCTTAGGTGATGAAGATCACTTAGGAGACATGGACTTTAAAGTGGCAGGAACTCGTGAAGGCATTACAGCTTTACAGATGGACATCAAAATTGATTCTATTCCTTTCTCTGTGATGGAGCAGGCTTTAGCCCAAGCTAAAGAAGGTCGTAATCACATTTTAAATGAAATGGAAAAATCTATCTCTACACCTCGTGGAGAGATTTCTGAGTATGCTCCAAGAATCCAAAGCATCCAGATCAAGCCAGACAAGGTCAGAGAAGTGATTGGACCTGGAGGCAAAATGATCAAAGCTATCATCGAAGCTACAGGTGTGAAGATCGACATTGAAGACTCTGGTAAGATCAACATTGCTTCTACTGATCCTGAAATGGCCAAGAAAGCCATTCAGATGGTCAATGACATCTGTGCTGAGGCTGAAGTCGGCAAGGTTTATAACGGTAAAGTCGTTAAGATTTTAGACTTCGGAGCCTTAGTGGAAGTTCTTCCTAACACAAGTGGTTTACTGCACATTTCTGAAATTGCCCATGAAAGAGTAAGAAACGTCACGGATGTGTTAAATGAAGGGGACAATGTCGAAGTGAAAGTCTTAGATATTGATCGCTCTGGTCGTATTAAACTTAGCCGTAAGGTGCTTTTAGAAAAAGCTCCTCACTAA
- a CDS encoding NADP-dependent isocitrate dehydrogenase has protein sequence MSEKISIKYTKTDEAPFLATHSLLPIVKAFCKPAGIDIETKDISLAGRILAQFPELLTPQQKVEDALSELGELAKTPVANIIKLPNISASVPQLKGAIKELQNKGYAIPDFPEEPKNEAEVAIKAKYAKVLGSAVNPVLREGNSDRRVANSVKLYAKSHPHRLGAWSKNSLSHVDHMTEGDFYSSEKSYVCPESTTVKIVLKDQTGQTQVLKESLPLQKDEVIDASTMSVAALKRFFEQAIADAKAKDVLFSLHLKATMMKVSDPIMFGYAVTTFFKDTFAKYADVFAELGVDPRNGLGDVYSKITKLPASEQEAIKNSLTEELKVRPALAMVDSDKGITNLHVPSDVIIDASMPAAIKSSGQMWGADGKLHDMKATIPDRCYAGIYQEVISFSKAYGAFDVTTMGSVSNVGLMAQKAEEYGSHDKTFEITTDGVVQVIDQKGQVIFEHKVEKGDIWRMCQTKDIAIKDWVKLAVERARLTQTPAVFWLDPQRAHDANLIQKVEAYLKDLDTQGLEIKILSPVDAMGFSLTRVKQGQDTISVTGNVLRDYLTDLFPILELGTSAKMLSIVPLLAGGGLYETGAGGSAPKHVQQFLEENYLRWDSLGEFLAIAVSIEDAANKYKNSKAKILAQALDTANGKILNNDKSPARKLGELDNRGSHFYLALYWSEALATQSEDLELQKIFTPVFQELSGKEIQILSELTSVQGKPVDIDGYYFANEDKVSTAMRPSLTFNQVIDRL, from the coding sequence ATGTCTGAAAAGATCAGTATCAAATACACTAAAACCGATGAGGCTCCATTCTTAGCCACCCACTCTTTGCTCCCCATTGTGAAAGCCTTTTGTAAGCCTGCGGGGATTGATATTGAAACCAAAGACATCTCTTTAGCAGGACGTATTCTGGCGCAGTTCCCAGAACTTCTGACCCCACAACAAAAGGTGGAAGACGCCTTGTCAGAACTCGGAGAGCTTGCAAAAACCCCAGTGGCCAACATCATTAAACTTCCCAACATAAGTGCCTCTGTGCCTCAGCTTAAGGGGGCGATCAAAGAACTGCAAAATAAAGGCTATGCCATTCCTGATTTTCCTGAAGAGCCTAAGAATGAGGCCGAAGTGGCTATCAAAGCCAAATACGCCAAAGTTTTAGGAAGTGCTGTGAACCCTGTTCTGCGCGAAGGCAACTCTGATCGCCGCGTGGCCAACTCCGTGAAGCTTTATGCTAAATCTCATCCCCACAGACTGGGCGCATGGAGCAAAAACTCTTTATCCCATGTGGATCACATGACCGAAGGCGACTTCTACTCTTCTGAAAAATCTTATGTCTGCCCAGAAAGCACAACCGTTAAAATTGTTCTTAAAGATCAAACAGGGCAAACCCAAGTGCTTAAAGAGTCCTTGCCCCTACAAAAAGACGAAGTGATTGATGCCTCCACCATGAGTGTGGCAGCTCTGAAACGTTTTTTTGAACAGGCCATTGCCGATGCCAAAGCCAAAGACGTTCTGTTCTCTTTGCACTTAAAAGCCACCATGATGAAGGTCTCTGACCCCATTATGTTTGGCTATGCTGTGACCACTTTCTTTAAAGACACCTTTGCCAAATATGCGGATGTGTTTGCCGAGTTAGGAGTCGACCCTCGCAACGGACTAGGTGATGTGTACAGTAAAATCACAAAGCTCCCTGCTTCTGAACAAGAGGCGATCAAAAACAGCCTCACAGAAGAGCTTAAGGTTCGCCCTGCTCTGGCCATGGTGGATTCAGATAAGGGTATTACTAACTTACATGTTCCCAGTGATGTGATCATTGATGCCTCTATGCCCGCAGCCATTAAATCTTCAGGTCAAATGTGGGGAGCCGATGGCAAGCTTCATGACATGAAGGCCACCATCCCTGATCGTTGTTATGCGGGCATTTATCAAGAGGTGATTTCTTTTTCTAAAGCTTACGGCGCTTTTGATGTGACCACTATGGGAAGCGTTTCTAACGTGGGCCTTATGGCACAAAAAGCCGAAGAATACGGCTCTCACGACAAGACTTTTGAAATCACCACAGATGGCGTGGTGCAAGTGATCGACCAAAAAGGCCAAGTGATCTTTGAGCACAAAGTTGAAAAGGGAGACATTTGGCGCATGTGCCAAACCAAAGACATCGCCATCAAAGATTGGGTGAAGCTAGCCGTAGAGCGCGCTCGCCTCACTCAAACTCCTGCGGTCTTTTGGCTTGATCCCCAAAGAGCCCATGATGCTAACTTGATTCAAAAGGTAGAGGCCTATTTAAAAGATTTAGACACTCAAGGTTTAGAAATTAAAATCTTATCTCCTGTAGACGCTATGGGATTTTCGCTCACCAGAGTGAAACAAGGCCAAGACACCATCTCTGTCACGGGCAATGTCTTACGCGATTACTTGACCGATCTTTTCCCTATTTTAGAACTAGGTACAAGTGCCAAGATGCTCTCTATCGTGCCCCTACTTGCTGGTGGCGGACTTTACGAAACAGGAGCGGGTGGATCAGCTCCTAAACACGTCCAGCAGTTCCTTGAAGAGAACTACTTGCGCTGGGACTCCTTAGGGGAATTCTTAGCCATCGCCGTCTCGATTGAAGATGCTGCGAATAAGTACAAAAATTCCAAAGCCAAAATTCTGGCTCAAGCTTTGGACACCGCTAATGGAAAAATTTTAAATAACGATAAATCTCCTGCAAGAAAACTCGGAGAGCTTGACAATCGAGGCAGTCATTTCTATTTAGCACTCTACTGGTCAGAAGCTTTAGCTACGCAGAGTGAAGATTTAGAACTTCAAAAGATCTTTACACCTGTGTTCCAAGAATTGTCGGGTAAGGAAATTCAGATTCTGTCAGAACTTACCAGTGTTCAAGGAAAGCCAGTGGATATAGATGGTTACTACTTTGCAAACGAGGATAAAGTGTCCACCGCAATGCGGCCGAGCTTAACATTTAACCAAGTGATCGATCGACTGTAG
- a CDS encoding sodium:solute symporter family protein, protein MNTFFIVALVLYLAVLMGIAIFSQRKVHNEEDFLIGGRSFNLWVTTLCLFATWFGAGTLIAATDEVAEAGLRVTALEPVGAGFCLILAGIFFAKPLWDLKITTYSDFFRQKFGKTAESLSVFINIPIYVGWVAVQYMVLANILHIFFPSASISLLIFLVCFVTMLLTLMGGLWSVSLTDSFQLVLIILGLVYLLFKVLSLSEYGPLELLSFVPEEQKVFIPTDKAKSLFGWVSLFSIAAIGNLTGQDLAQRIFSANKPSTAQKGCIIAGVTYLIIGCIPVFLGLTAKLTMGQVDGPIIPMLIKKFLDPVSGTILSITIFSAVVSTITAALLAPASLLSHNFLVQKFPNRSKLQISRLSVVFIALISLLTALAGENVYSLLENSYAIGLVAFFVPVVMGLFTRFHDELACLVTIVLSTAIWCLEFIVGGDFPYALFATLIGFPIYFATYYLKKKWSSFKIRNQDPQPTEASAAESI, encoded by the coding sequence ATGAACACGTTCTTTATTGTGGCTCTTGTTCTATATTTAGCTGTGCTTATGGGCATTGCTATCTTTAGCCAAAGAAAAGTTCATAACGAAGAAGACTTCCTGATTGGTGGACGCAGCTTCAACCTGTGGGTCACCACCTTGTGCCTTTTTGCCACATGGTTTGGAGCAGGCACATTGATTGCCGCCACAGACGAGGTGGCGGAAGCGGGCCTACGCGTAACCGCCTTAGAACCCGTAGGAGCAGGATTTTGTCTTATTCTAGCTGGGATCTTTTTCGCTAAACCCCTATGGGACCTTAAGATCACCACCTATTCTGATTTTTTTAGACAGAAATTTGGCAAGACGGCCGAGAGTCTTTCTGTGTTCATCAATATTCCTATCTATGTAGGCTGGGTGGCCGTGCAGTATATGGTCTTAGCCAATATCCTGCATATCTTCTTCCCCAGTGCTTCGATTTCGCTGCTGATCTTTCTGGTCTGCTTTGTAACTATGCTGCTCACACTGATGGGAGGGCTCTGGTCTGTGAGTCTTACAGACAGCTTCCAACTTGTTCTTATCATTCTGGGCCTAGTGTATCTTCTATTTAAGGTCTTATCTTTAAGCGAGTATGGTCCTTTAGAGTTACTCAGTTTCGTGCCAGAGGAACAAAAAGTATTTATACCTACGGATAAAGCCAAATCTTTATTCGGATGGGTCTCACTTTTTAGTATTGCCGCCATTGGTAACCTCACTGGCCAAGACCTTGCGCAAAGAATATTCTCTGCAAACAAACCCAGCACCGCTCAAAAAGGATGTATCATTGCAGGTGTCACATACTTGATCATCGGCTGTATTCCTGTCTTTTTAGGGCTTACAGCAAAACTGACCATGGGACAGGTGGATGGCCCTATCATTCCTATGCTGATTAAAAAATTCTTAGACCCTGTCTCTGGGACCATTTTATCTATCACTATTTTTTCTGCCGTAGTTTCCACTATCACCGCAGCTTTACTGGCCCCAGCCAGTCTACTGTCCCACAACTTTTTAGTTCAAAAGTTTCCCAACCGATCCAAACTACAAATCTCAAGACTGAGCGTGGTGTTCATTGCTCTGATCAGTCTTCTAACGGCTCTTGCTGGTGAAAATGTATATTCTCTTTTAGAAAACAGTTACGCCATTGGGCTTGTAGCCTTCTTTGTTCCTGTAGTGATGGGGCTTTTTACTCGTTTCCACGATGAACTGGCCTGTCTTGTGACTATTGTGCTCTCTACCGCCATTTGGTGCTTGGAGTTCATTGTGGGTGGAGATTTCCCTTATGCTCTTTTTGCCACACTCATTGGATTTCCAATTTACTTTGCGACGTATTACTTAAAGAAAAAGTGGTCGTCTTTTAAAATCCGTAACCAAGACCCACAGCCCACTGAAGCCTCTGCCGCAGAAAGCATTTAA
- a CDS encoding trichohyalin-plectin-homology domain domain-containing protein → MLSFKALFLHRDLGLSSYTVSKQGLSLQKYFNCKGLFLVLVSLAVLQTGCLRGTKQPSSQVAGAKASDFRLLEIQGRSIEKKSSEVWSFPTQKTYEFRACLIGRTTQSPLASGQEFRIIKPDGTSYSEKTDDLGCVNWKETQHFNFMADSVYLKKTRIIKGVGVYKGQVEVSLGVNPWLEYRGDIGSEVVDLNRSNIAQESIIDESIDDDPEKSGLFSRGYESTELQIDPELNVQWIPVKNIKDGKTLKMILRTQLFVEAMNLRGEPVKFPLSTGRFKVYAQLISNYIGEDSKQHALLTPGILPSVVNVERNGSLSLTMDFNLKRQIHMGQVQLALKIEPVHAPVKIRPYQGLHNVGGFMELLGKTSATQIAGHLSQTRFDYAEFVKSAANFEDLKKTGIAKDLPPVDYSLMDARFVRIKSGETSTHRTVVYRVSTIVTDSITGAPVVYQNFKIKKHFNDFSVEESVTSDKYGMLVWSDEISHAYYKPEQYFFPQFTVTEVASTNTQKLTLGLNPWDEGWTFGRDTRNSEADFEALAKDDVRKPMFVIDAFRYQTIRFRYVIDEYLTLNVKKAVVMALDPLVQRFTIKDGRKFEPLRDGIYLVKVALVKFYIDPFQNNTRLYVDDQGRHTLHMDGINEDSQKGEYTTVIKKLVRVQAGRITTPLEFSMRDIRMMSIRSSIMVQIETIDENRLIRDNLVNDHMSQIFEDYLEFNAEGMSEEDKKAFLAEKRAQYEEEVKKLRDEMELELAKLREKRDEESRLYEERANLLEKLVSRLADHARNNSAEVYEQNMRLSREEFEAKFKKARDEMDRLEKRMKEYWEKWDQKWANAQLTNQGSGVLSQIPLEHLSTKPSYADYLGMMQIFMDDYGLGSMVGYDDLKGLQLNNYTTTSVAPLIDLNYYRNDSGLERRTFIGPCTLVENDNMSELRPTDTIDEIKCDTGYCSQDVTQGDDVVKLDHEDNSEFEGSAYHDSFKPFAEQFKHVDSIIDLHIKNELHYQKEMRAFSQLANFVERYNLDYVSLKDIPLKKFKQGCEYGQGESCFEETKENTLISKTLLGMLNASPTQDLVQRYFYVKPLHKLNKVTEQILRENTLQPLWEKATGLLGSFFDDSNLWETGVPYASRGIGNRYLHTAADYMRNKVEADEVTFDHKDVSRWLDTGLREMNLVDGVKLCHTLTQNAMRHLRSKNLLDESESFWNPPKKTSEEYLLEYCFSKIHFVEETDKVVFTGGVAFDRRYRAVRTGRNKHIAGKNINLNIGMDFSIANYGDISSAYTLGLNGAALLGPISTGVGALTGGIGAGAVSAVGNFVIAQGTVTSAEGVSMTTSTSVNTAVLLVVQKAEIEITLKEHEKCAIAQFTPEFIDGINMSMLRVRDGVERRGVDYRSSLARGLFICGGEVFDDAKPVMEDYYYVTQHFTAGDMLDENNLLNHVWLLSLRGQREFDNFVRIIKAKEVNSKGEVIADHEKYNYSLSHLEKVYQKMLPTFPGLYAVPERAPQITRTLRQ, encoded by the coding sequence GTGTTAAGTTTTAAAGCGTTGTTCTTACACCGAGATCTTGGTTTGTCTTCTTACACAGTAAGTAAGCAAGGGTTGTCTTTGCAAAAATATTTTAATTGCAAGGGACTATTTCTAGTCCTTGTATCCCTAGCTGTTTTACAAACTGGATGTCTTCGTGGAACGAAGCAGCCCTCTAGTCAAGTGGCAGGAGCTAAAGCTAGTGACTTTAGGCTTTTAGAAATACAAGGTCGCTCAATTGAAAAGAAAAGTAGTGAAGTGTGGAGTTTTCCTACACAGAAGACCTATGAATTTCGTGCTTGTTTGATTGGCAGAACCACACAGTCGCCCCTGGCCAGTGGTCAAGAGTTCCGTATCATTAAACCCGATGGCACTTCCTACAGTGAAAAGACCGATGATTTGGGTTGTGTGAATTGGAAAGAGACCCAACACTTTAACTTTATGGCAGACTCAGTTTACCTGAAAAAGACTCGTATCATTAAAGGTGTCGGAGTTTATAAAGGACAGGTAGAAGTCAGTTTAGGTGTGAACCCCTGGCTTGAGTATCGTGGTGATATTGGCTCTGAAGTGGTGGATTTAAACCGTAGTAATATTGCCCAGGAAAGTATCATTGATGAAAGTATTGATGACGACCCCGAGAAGTCTGGACTTTTCAGTCGTGGTTATGAGTCGACTGAATTGCAAATTGATCCTGAACTGAATGTGCAGTGGATTCCTGTAAAAAACATCAAAGACGGGAAAACTTTAAAGATGATCCTACGCACTCAGCTATTTGTTGAAGCGATGAATTTGCGTGGGGAGCCTGTGAAGTTTCCTCTTTCTACAGGTCGTTTTAAAGTTTATGCGCAACTGATCAGTAACTATATAGGTGAAGACTCTAAACAACATGCACTCTTAACACCAGGAATTTTACCTTCGGTGGTCAATGTTGAGAGAAACGGCAGTTTGTCTTTGACTATGGATTTTAATTTAAAAAGACAGATCCATATGGGACAAGTGCAGTTGGCACTCAAAATTGAACCTGTACATGCCCCTGTTAAGATCAGACCTTATCAAGGATTGCATAATGTGGGCGGATTTATGGAGCTTCTTGGTAAAACAAGCGCCACTCAAATCGCAGGACACTTATCACAAACCCGTTTTGATTATGCTGAGTTTGTAAAGTCGGCGGCCAATTTTGAAGACTTAAAAAAGACAGGGATTGCCAAGGACCTGCCGCCTGTGGACTACTCTTTGATGGATGCCAGATTTGTGCGTATTAAAAGTGGTGAAACCAGTACGCACAGAACAGTGGTGTATCGTGTTTCTACGATTGTCACAGACTCTATTACTGGTGCCCCCGTGGTGTACCAGAATTTTAAAATTAAGAAACACTTTAATGACTTCTCTGTTGAAGAGAGTGTGACCTCTGACAAGTACGGGATGCTGGTGTGGTCTGATGAGATTTCACATGCTTATTATAAACCTGAGCAGTACTTCTTTCCGCAATTTACAGTCACTGAAGTGGCGTCAACCAACACTCAGAAACTGACCTTGGGTCTCAACCCTTGGGATGAAGGATGGACTTTTGGTCGTGATACTCGTAACAGCGAGGCTGACTTTGAAGCCTTGGCCAAAGATGATGTGCGCAAACCTATGTTTGTGATCGACGCCTTTAGATATCAGACCATTCGTTTTAGATATGTAATTGATGAATATTTAACTTTAAACGTAAAAAAAGCGGTGGTGATGGCTTTAGACCCTTTGGTGCAAAGATTCACCATTAAAGACGGTCGAAAGTTTGAGCCCTTACGTGATGGTATTTATCTAGTTAAAGTGGCTTTGGTAAAGTTTTATATTGATCCTTTTCAAAATAACACTCGACTGTATGTGGATGATCAGGGTCGACATACTTTACATATGGATGGCATTAACGAAGATTCGCAAAAGGGCGAGTACACCACAGTCATTAAAAAACTTGTGCGTGTCCAAGCAGGTCGTATCACAACCCCTTTAGAGTTCTCTATGCGTGATATTCGTATGATGAGTATCAGATCAAGCATTATGGTGCAGATTGAGACCATTGATGAAAACCGTTTGATTCGTGACAACTTGGTCAATGATCATATGAGTCAGATTTTTGAAGATTATCTAGAGTTTAATGCTGAGGGCATGAGCGAAGAAGATAAAAAAGCCTTCTTGGCTGAAAAGCGTGCGCAGTATGAAGAAGAGGTCAAAAAACTTCGAGATGAGATGGAATTGGAACTGGCTAAGTTACGTGAAAAGCGTGATGAAGAGTCTCGTTTATACGAAGAGCGTGCCAATTTATTAGAAAAACTCGTATCGCGTTTAGCCGACCATGCTCGTAATAATTCTGCGGAAGTTTATGAGCAAAATATGCGCTTATCGCGTGAAGAATTTGAAGCGAAGTTTAAAAAAGCTCGTGATGAGATGGATCGTCTTGAAAAACGTATGAAAGAGTACTGGGAAAAATGGGATCAAAAGTGGGCAAACGCTCAACTTACAAATCAAGGCAGTGGTGTCTTAAGTCAGATTCCACTAGAGCATTTATCAACAAAACCTAGTTATGCTGATTATTTGGGTATGATGCAGATCTTTATGGATGATTATGGCCTGGGCAGTATGGTGGGCTATGATGATCTTAAGGGTTTACAGCTAAACAACTACACCACAACATCTGTAGCGCCATTGATTGACCTCAACTATTATCGCAATGATTCAGGTCTTGAACGCAGAACATTTATTGGTCCATGTACATTAGTGGAAAACGACAATATGTCAGAACTGCGTCCCACCGACACCATTGATGAGATCAAGTGTGATACAGGATACTGTTCTCAAGATGTCACTCAAGGCGATGATGTTGTGAAGTTAGACCATGAAGACAACTCGGAGTTTGAAGGGTCTGCTTATCATGATTCCTTTAAGCCTTTTGCTGAACAGTTTAAGCACGTGGATTCCATTATTGATTTGCATATTAAAAATGAACTTCACTACCAAAAAGAAATGCGAGCCTTCTCGCAACTGGCTAATTTTGTTGAGCGTTACAACTTAGACTATGTGTCTTTAAAGGACATTCCATTAAAAAAGTTTAAGCAAGGTTGTGAGTACGGTCAGGGTGAAAGCTGTTTTGAAGAGACCAAAGAAAACACTCTGATTTCTAAAACTCTTTTGGGAATGCTTAATGCTTCTCCCACCCAAGATCTTGTGCAACGTTACTTTTACGTTAAACCTTTACATAAGTTAAACAAGGTGACAGAGCAGATATTACGAGAAAACACCTTACAACCCTTATGGGAAAAGGCTACAGGGCTTTTGGGAAGCTTCTTTGATGATAGCAACTTGTGGGAAACAGGCGTGCCTTATGCGTCTCGTGGTATTGGCAACCGTTACCTGCATACGGCCGCAGATTATATGCGCAATAAGGTGGAGGCCGATGAGGTGACCTTTGATCACAAAGACGTCAGTCGTTGGTTGGACACAGGTCTGCGCGAGATGAATCTGGTCGATGGCGTGAAATTGTGTCACACACTCACGCAAAATGCGATGAGACATTTAAGATCGAAAAACTTACTTGATGAAAGTGAGAGTTTTTGGAACCCGCCCAAGAAGACGTCTGAAGAGTATTTATTGGAGTACTGTTTTTCCAAAATACATTTTGTGGAAGAGACAGATAAGGTTGTGTTTACTGGTGGTGTGGCCTTTGATAGACGCTATCGTGCGGTCAGAACGGGTCGTAATAAACATATTGCGGGTAAAAATATCAACTTAAACATAGGTATGGATTTTAGTATCGCTAATTATGGTGATATCAGTTCAGCCTACACTTTAGGTCTTAACGGTGCGGCACTTTTAGGTCCTATTTCTACAGGTGTAGGCGCTCTTACAGGCGGCATAGGAGCTGGAGCTGTGTCAGCTGTGGGCAACTTCGTCATCGCCCAAGGTACGGTGACCAGTGCTGAGGGTGTGAGCATGACTACCAGTACAAGTGTCAATACGGCCGTACTTTTGGTGGTGCAAAAAGCAGAAATTGAAATCACTCTTAAAGAGCATGAAAAGTGTGCCATTGCGCAATTTACTCCTGAGTTTATTGACGGCATCAATATGTCCATGCTCAGAGTGCGTGACGGTGTCGAAAGACGTGGTGTGGATTACAGAAGTAGTCTGGCTCGTGGTCTATTTATATGCGGGGGTGAGGTGTTTGATGATGCTAAACCCGTAATGGAAGACTACTACTACGTCACTCAGCATTTTACCGCTGGAGACATGTTGGATGAGAACAATTTGCTTAACCATGTATGGTTATTATCACTGCGTGGTCAGCGTGAGTTTGATAACTTTGTTCGCATAATCAAAGCCAAAGAAGTGAACTCTAAAGGTGAGGTCATTGCGGATCACGAAAAGTATAACTATTCGCTCTCGCATTTGGAAAAAGTGTATCAAAAGATGCTGCCGACCTTTCCTGGGCTTTATGCTGTACCTGAGCGCGCGCCACAGATTACACGTACCCTTCGCCAATGA